From the Ruminiclostridium josui JCM 17888 genome, one window contains:
- a CDS encoding ABC-F family ATP-binding cassette domain-containing protein, whose translation MISANGVSLRYGGRALFENVNIKFTQGNCYGLIGANGAGKSTFLKILSGEIEPNKGEVSITPGERMAVLKQDHYAYDEFEVLKTVIMGHKRLIEIMDEKEALYAKSDFTEEEGIRLSELEAEFAELNGWEAESDAATLLNGLNIPEEYHYKLMKDLDGNQKVRVLLAQALFGNPDILLLDEPTNHLDVASITWLENFLANFENIVIVVSHDRHFLNQVCTHIADIDFGKIQLYVGNYDFWYQSSQLALQQAKDANKKTEARIKELQEFIQRFSANASKSKQATSRKKLLEKLTLEDIKPSSRKYPFVDFKPDREAGNDLLMVNGLSKEIEGEKLLNDFNLIVNKGDKIAFVGTYGNAKTALFKILMGEMEPDSGDFKWGVTTSQAYFPRDNSEFFDGVDLNLVEWLRQFSKDQTETFLRGWLGRMLFSGEEALKKASVLSGGEKVRCMLAKMMLSGANVLILDEPTNHLDLESITALNNGLINYKGTILFASHDHEFVQTIANRIIEITPKGIIDRQMTYDEYLENEDIAALRKEMWS comes from the coding sequence ATGATTAGTGCAAACGGTGTCTCGCTAAGGTATGGGGGACGTGCTTTATTTGAAAATGTAAACATTAAATTCACCCAGGGAAACTGTTACGGATTGATTGGTGCCAATGGTGCAGGAAAATCAACCTTTTTAAAAATACTTTCCGGCGAAATTGAGCCTAATAAAGGTGAGGTTTCAATTACTCCAGGGGAAAGAATGGCTGTTTTAAAACAGGATCACTATGCATATGATGAATTTGAAGTGCTTAAAACAGTTATTATGGGTCACAAGCGGCTAATTGAAATTATGGATGAAAAAGAGGCCCTTTATGCAAAGTCTGATTTTACTGAAGAAGAGGGAATAAGGCTTTCTGAGCTTGAAGCAGAATTTGCTGAACTCAATGGATGGGAAGCAGAATCCGATGCTGCAACGTTATTAAACGGATTAAACATACCAGAAGAGTATCACTACAAACTAATGAAGGATCTTGACGGTAATCAGAAGGTAAGAGTTCTGTTAGCTCAGGCTCTTTTCGGAAATCCTGATATACTATTGCTGGACGAGCCTACAAACCATCTTGATGTAGCTTCAATTACTTGGTTGGAAAATTTTTTGGCTAACTTTGAAAACATAGTTATTGTAGTATCCCATGATAGACACTTTTTAAATCAGGTGTGTACACATATTGCAGATATTGATTTTGGCAAAATTCAGCTTTATGTAGGAAACTATGATTTCTGGTATCAGTCAAGCCAGTTGGCACTTCAGCAGGCAAAGGATGCAAACAAAAAAACTGAAGCAAGAATAAAGGAATTGCAGGAATTTATTCAAAGGTTTAGTGCAAATGCTTCTAAGTCAAAGCAGGCTACTTCACGTAAAAAGCTGTTGGAGAAACTTACTCTAGAAGATATAAAACCTTCATCAAGAAAGTATCCTTTCGTAGATTTCAAGCCGGATAGAGAAGCCGGAAACGATTTGCTTATGGTTAACGGTCTTTCAAAAGAGATTGAAGGGGAAAAGCTTCTTAATGATTTTAACCTTATAGTAAACAAGGGCGATAAGATAGCATTTGTAGGAACATATGGAAATGCAAAAACTGCATTGTTTAAAATTCTTATGGGTGAGATGGAACCGGATAGTGGTGACTTCAAATGGGGAGTTACAACCTCTCAGGCTTATTTTCCAAGGGATAATTCCGAATTTTTTGATGGTGTTGACCTGAATCTTGTGGAGTGGTTGAGACAATTTTCAAAGGATCAGACAGAGACATTCCTTAGAGGATGGCTTGGCAGGATGTTATTCTCGGGTGAAGAGGCTTTGAAAAAGGCTTCAGTTCTCTCAGGAGGAGAGAAAGTTCGGTGTATGCTGGCAAAGATGATGCTTTCTGGTGCAAATGTACTTATTCTTGATGAGCCTACAAACCATCTGGATTTGGAATCTATTACTGCACTGAACAACGGCCTGATTAACTATAAGGGAACAATTCTCTTTGCTTCTCATGACCATGAGTTTGTTCAGACAATAGCAAACAGAATAATTGAGATAACACCAAAAGGAATTATTGACAGACAAATGACATATGATGAATATCTTGAAAATGAAGATATTGCAGCACTAAGAAAAGAAATGTGGTCCTAA
- a CDS encoding Crp/Fnr family transcriptional regulator — protein MILNKGEIENITEVLLNCELFENFSSEKIISILECFNPKIYSYNKGDYIVMAGSRYHGMGILLEGNGVVTKENAAGNRVMMNLIKPGSIFGEVIAFSGTEKWPSNVQAQTNCRVMFIENEMILNQCSEACSHHSQLIRNLLKSVSTRAIMLNRRVEYLSMKGINSKIASFLLEYMEKAGSNTFRLPVNRNEMAEFLNISRPSMSREMGIMRDKGIIEFHKEAIKIIDVEKLIRMIEE, from the coding sequence ATGATATTAAACAAAGGTGAAATCGAAAATATAACGGAAGTTCTTCTCAATTGTGAGCTGTTTGAGAACTTTAGTAGTGAAAAAATTATATCAATCCTTGAATGCTTCAACCCTAAGATTTATAGCTATAATAAGGGGGATTATATTGTAATGGCAGGGAGTAGATATCATGGGATGGGTATACTTCTTGAGGGTAACGGAGTTGTGACAAAGGAAAATGCGGCAGGGAACCGTGTAATGATGAATCTTATCAAACCGGGAAGTATTTTTGGTGAGGTCATAGCATTTTCCGGTACGGAAAAGTGGCCTTCAAACGTTCAGGCTCAAACCAATTGCCGTGTAATGTTTATAGAAAATGAAATGATATTAAATCAATGCAGTGAAGCTTGTTCTCATCATTCACAGCTTATAAGGAACCTTTTGAAAAGCGTTTCTACAAGAGCAATTATGCTTAACAGAAGAGTAGAATATCTTTCAATGAAAGGAATTAACTCAAAAATTGCAAGCTTTTTACTTGAATACATGGAAAAGGCAGGCAGTAACACTTTTAGACTTCCCGTAAACAGAAATGAAATGGCGGAATTCTTAAATATATCAAGACCTTCCATGTCAAGAGAAATGGGAATAATGAGGGACAAGGGGATTATTGAATTTCATAAGGAAGCAATAAAAATAATTGATGTTGAAAAATTAATACGCATGATTGAAGAATAA
- the rsfS gene encoding ribosome silencing factor, whose protein sequence is MDSKTLVDKIVAVMEDKKAKDISIIDIHDITIIADYFVICSGTSSTHIKAIADEIDFKLAEIGLEAHHKEGYDSARWILMDYADVVIHVFHQEDREFYNLERLWSDGEMTSIRY, encoded by the coding sequence TTGGATTCAAAAACATTGGTAGACAAAATCGTTGCGGTTATGGAAGATAAGAAGGCAAAGGATATAAGCATAATTGATATTCATGATATTACTATTATTGCCGATTATTTTGTTATATGCAGCGGTACATCCTCCACTCATATAAAGGCTATAGCCGATGAAATAGACTTCAAATTGGCTGAAATTGGGCTGGAGGCACACCACAAGGAAGGATATGATTCTGCAAGATGGATTCTGATGGACTATGCTGATGTTGTAATACATGTTTTCCATCAGGAAGACAGAGAATTTTACAATTTGGAAAGGTTATGGTCTGATGGAGAAATGACCAGCATTAGATATTGA
- a CDS encoding GerMN domain-containing protein, producing the protein MKINSKKTLTILLTVVTFCIFLLSACSESQDASSLNDGNKVVKEMAGSEQINIRLYKYDVGVTDEPAETELLVFEKDRLEKDTLNVLNEVFSSDELSLLNATIDKENKCITADLPEKVATLLESSKQVADALTYEFVVTLQNIPDIEKVVLTIQGKKDCVGKYYDFKGTFVKTGEITFKKDT; encoded by the coding sequence ATGAAAATAAATAGTAAAAAGACATTGACCATACTTCTTACTGTGGTTACTTTTTGTATCTTTTTATTATCTGCCTGTTCGGAATCTCAGGATGCTAGCTCTTTGAATGACGGAAATAAAGTTGTAAAAGAAATGGCAGGTTCAGAACAGATTAATATCAGATTGTACAAATATGATGTAGGGGTTACAGATGAACCCGCTGAAACAGAGCTGTTAGTTTTTGAAAAGGATAGGTTAGAGAAAGACACGTTAAATGTTTTAAATGAAGTTTTTTCTTCGGATGAGCTGAGCTTGCTCAATGCTACAATTGACAAGGAAAACAAGTGTATAACTGCTGACCTTCCTGAAAAGGTGGCAACTTTGCTTGAATCAAGTAAACAAGTAGCAGATGCTTTAACCTATGAGTTTGTTGTTACTCTTCAAAATATTCCGGATATTGAAAAGGTAGTATTGACTATACAAGGTAAAAAAGATTGTGTAGGTAAATACTATGATTTTAAAGGGACATTTGTTAAAACAGGGGAAATTACTTTTAAAAAGGATACGTGA
- a CDS encoding SPFH domain-containing protein gives MKEIDGKTASGGPILLLSILILILSVVTFGIGVTKTTTLLIALSVVLFTVFIFILPGFFTIQPNQAMVLILFGKYAGTIKKEGWHWANPFYSKKKISLRSRNINGEKIKVNDEMGNPIEIAAVIVWRVENTAEAIFDVDNYVDYVNVQSESALRHLAGMYPYDNTEDTHTISLRGSTDEVAEALKNELQQRLGKAGVIVEEARLSHLAYAPEIAAAMLQRQQAAAIIAARQKIVEGAVGMVQMALNKLSENEIVELDEERKAAMVSNLLVVLCGEKNTQPVINTGTLHN, from the coding sequence ATGAAAGAGATTGATGGAAAAACTGCTTCGGGAGGTCCCATTCTTCTGTTGTCCATTCTTATTCTTATTTTGAGCGTAGTGACTTTTGGAATAGGAGTAACTAAGACCACTACACTGTTAATTGCACTTAGCGTTGTACTGTTTACGGTATTTATATTTATACTCCCGGGATTTTTTACTATTCAGCCAAATCAAGCCATGGTTTTGATTCTTTTTGGAAAGTATGCGGGAACTATTAAAAAGGAAGGTTGGCACTGGGCTAATCCTTTTTATTCAAAGAAAAAGATTTCATTAAGGTCAAGAAACATAAACGGTGAAAAGATAAAGGTTAACGATGAAATGGGTAATCCTATTGAAATAGCGGCAGTAATCGTGTGGAGAGTTGAAAATACCGCTGAGGCTATATTTGACGTTGATAATTATGTTGACTATGTAAATGTTCAGAGTGAGTCTGCTTTGAGACATTTGGCAGGAATGTATCCATATGACAATACCGAAGATACTCACACAATTTCATTAAGAGGAAGTACTGATGAGGTTGCAGAAGCACTTAAAAACGAACTTCAGCAAAGACTTGGAAAAGCAGGTGTAATTGTAGAAGAAGCAAGGTTGTCTCATTTGGCATATGCACCGGAAATAGCTGCAGCAATGCTTCAAAGACAGCAGGCGGCTGCCATTATTGCAGCAAGACAGAAAATTGTTGAGGGTGCTGTTGGAATGGTTCAGATGGCGCTTAATAAGCTCAGTGAAAATGAAATAGTGGAACTTGACGAAGAAAGAAAAGCTGCAATGGTTAGCAACTTATTAGTGGTATTATGTGGAGAGAAAAATACGCAGCCGGTAATAAACACCGGAACATTGCATAATTAA
- a CDS encoding LytR C-terminal domain-containing protein, with the protein MGKFIKFVFYAVGTFLLLFSSIIVGVNFYKDSGVFDKKVVEVKKQPVNSTPASKTPGKIVVDSKPVEGSAKDSAETTKKSGKTRVQVVNCTGKNGLAGEVKTMLVAQGFEATAETGNIQSTSQIIVRKKGIKTGAISNMLKISKVSEEIQAEPYFDITIILGNDYNP; encoded by the coding sequence ATGGGGAAATTTATTAAATTCGTATTTTATGCAGTAGGAACATTTTTACTACTATTTTCATCAATTATAGTAGGAGTAAATTTTTATAAAGATTCAGGTGTTTTTGATAAAAAGGTTGTTGAAGTAAAAAAGCAACCTGTTAATTCTACACCTGCATCAAAGACACCAGGGAAAATCGTAGTGGATAGTAAGCCTGTTGAGGGTTCTGCTAAAGATTCGGCAGAAACTACAAAGAAGAGCGGAAAAACCAGAGTACAGGTTGTTAACTGTACTGGTAAAAATGGTCTTGCAGGAGAGGTTAAGACTATGCTTGTGGCACAGGGATTTGAGGCAACTGCAGAAACGGGCAATATTCAAAGTACGTCTCAAATAATTGTAAGGAAGAAGGGCATAAAGACTGGTGCAATAAGCAACATGCTAAAAATATCAAAGGTTTCAGAAGAAATACAGGCTGAGCCTTATTTTGATATTACGATTATACTTGGAAATGATTATAATCCCTAA
- the yqeK gene encoding bis(5'-nucleosyl)-tetraphosphatase (symmetrical) YqeK, whose product MNFSEMDMLLKKSLKPGRYIHSVNTMKVAVELAQHYGEDVEKAKVAGLLHDCAKNLEDNEIKQYCIENHIELTPIEEKQLFLMHGAVGAVLAREKYGVEDSDVLNAIKYHTTGFAEMSTMDKIIFLADYIEPGRNHSDVEEARNLAFIDLDRALISAFNSVIKYVISHNGLIHPFTIEARNSILLLKQKNE is encoded by the coding sequence ATGAATTTTAGTGAAATGGATATGCTGCTTAAAAAGTCCCTGAAACCAGGCCGGTACATTCATTCTGTTAATACTATGAAAGTTGCTGTAGAATTGGCTCAACATTATGGTGAGGATGTAGAAAAGGCTAAAGTGGCAGGACTTTTGCATGATTGTGCAAAGAATCTTGAAGATAATGAAATAAAACAGTATTGTATTGAAAATCACATAGAACTTACTCCTATTGAGGAAAAGCAGTTATTCCTCATGCATGGAGCAGTAGGAGCTGTACTGGCAAGGGAAAAGTACGGTGTTGAAGACTCTGATGTATTAAATGCTATTAAGTATCATACTACCGGATTTGCGGAAATGAGTACAATGGATAAAATAATTTTTTTGGCCGATTACATTGAGCCGGGAAGAAATCACAGTGATGTAGAGGAAGCCCGGAATTTGGCATTCATTGATTTGGATCGTGCTTTGATTAGTGCTTTTAACAGTGTAATAAAATACGTTATTAGCCATAATGGCTTAATTCATCCATTTACTATTGAGGCAAGAAACAGTATATTATTATTGAAACAAAAAAACGAGTAA
- the nadD gene encoding nicotinate-nucleotide adenylyltransferase, whose translation MDNGKKIGICGGTFDPVHVGHLAVAEMVRCEFALDKVLFIPSGKPPHKDIASVTDPIHRLNMVQCAISTNPNFEAVSIEIERPGYTYTVDTLKQLHELYPKGTEFYYIIGADVVMDLLKWKSPEEVFKLTSFIALMRPGFHDEEFKTRLNYLKSEYGVNIIGYEAPLIEISSTFIRDRVRNGKSVKYFITESVERYIKENNLYI comes from the coding sequence TTGGATAATGGTAAGAAAATAGGTATTTGCGGAGGCACATTCGATCCTGTGCATGTTGGACATTTGGCAGTTGCTGAGATGGTACGATGCGAATTTGCACTTGATAAGGTATTATTTATACCATCGGGAAAACCGCCTCACAAAGATATTGCTTCAGTAACTGATCCTATTCACAGATTGAATATGGTACAATGTGCAATCAGTACCAATCCAAATTTTGAAGCTGTTTCTATTGAAATAGAACGTCCAGGGTACACGTATACGGTAGATACTCTTAAACAACTGCATGAACTTTATCCTAAGGGGACGGAGTTTTATTATATAATTGGTGCGGATGTTGTAATGGATCTTCTGAAGTGGAAAAGTCCGGAAGAGGTATTTAAACTAACAAGTTTTATAGCACTAATGCGGCCCGGTTTCCATGATGAAGAATTTAAGACCCGATTAAATTATTTAAAGAGTGAATATGGCGTTAATATTATAGGGTATGAAGCGCCCTTGATTGAAATTTCATCAACTTTTATAAGAGATAGAGTAAGAAATGGTAAATCTGTTAAATATTTTATAACCGAGTCCGTTGAGCGCTATATAAAAGAAAATAATTTGTACATTTAA